The genomic segment TTCCACCGGTATTGGGTCCGGCGTCAAAGTCAGCGACTCGCTTGAAGTCTTGCGCGGGTAGCAGCGGAACCACCGTCGCCCCGTCGACCAGACAGAACAGTGACACCTCGGGTCCGTCGAGGAAGGATTCGAGCAGCACCGGATGCCCGGAGTCGAGCAGCGATGCGGCGTGCGCGCGGGCGACATCGCGGTCGTCGGTGACCACGACACCCTTGCCCGCGGCCAGCCCGTCATCCTTGACCACCCAGGCGGGCTGGCCGGCGGCGGGCCCGAACCGATCGAGTGCGGCGTCGAGATGGGCGGGGTTGTCGACGGTCTCGCTGCCCGCGGTGCGCACCCCGGCGGCGGCCATCACATCTTTGGCGAATGCCTTGGAACCCTCGATTCGGGCGGCGTCTTTCGACGGGCCGAAGCACGCGATCCCGGCGGCACGCACTGCGTCGGCGACACCGAGAACCAGTGGCACCTCGGGGCCGATGATCACCAGGTCGGCCTGCACCTTCTTGGCCAGGGCGGTGACCGCCTCGGCGGAGGTGACGTCGACGTCGTGCTGATCGCCCACCGCCGCGGTGCCCGCGTTACCGGGCGCGACGGCCAGGAAGTCGACTTGGGGATCTTTGCGAAGGCCCAGCAACAGGGCATGTTCGCGGGCACCGGATCCGATCACGAGGACGCGCACAGGTTCACACCCTATCGCCCAACCCCACTACCAGGTGTCGACGAACCGCCTCGGTGGCGGGAGTTCGCCGCGCGCCGCCGCGGCGGCCAGCGT from the Mycolicibacterium crocinum genome contains:
- the purD gene encoding phosphoribosylamine--glycine ligase, which translates into the protein MRVLVIGSGAREHALLLGLRKDPQVDFLAVAPGNAGTAAVGDQHDVDVTSAEAVTALAKKVQADLVIIGPEVPLVLGVADAVRAAGIACFGPSKDAARIEGSKAFAKDVMAAAGVRTAGSETVDNPAHLDAALDRFGPAAGQPAWVVKDDGLAAGKGVVVTDDRDVARAHAASLLDSGHPVLLESFLDGPEVSLFCLVDGATVVPLLPAQDFKRVADFDAGPNTGGMGAYSPLPWLSAETTSAIVSGVVEPVAAELVRRGSAFSGLLYAGLAMTSNGPAVVEFNCRFGDPETQAVLALLESPLGQLLHATATGTLADAGPLQWRDGYAVTVVVAAENYPGRPRVGDVITGSEADGVLHAGTARREDGTVVSSGGRVLSIVGTGADLVAAREEAYRIVNSIRLPGSHFRSDIALAAAEGRITPA